CTGAAGTTCATTATTTTTCACCTAATGATTTACAACCAACTGTAATTAATCATATTACAGGTGAAGAAAAATCAGAAAAAAGAAATATGATGGAAGAATCTTCGCGTATTTCTCGTGGAAAAATATCCCCTTTATCAGATGCAAAGGCCGAAAACTTTGATGCAGTCATTATTCCTGGTGGCTTTGGTGCTGCGAAGAATTTATGCAACTTTGCCACGAAAGGGAGTGAGTGTGAAATTAACAAAGATCTCTTAAGGTTTGTTCAAGCTATGCATCAACAGAAAAAACCATTAGGGTTAATTTGTATTGCTCCCGTTATGTTACCGAAAATGTTAAATGCTCCAGTTAAATTAACAATAGGAAATGATATTGCGACGGCCAGTGCTATTGAAAAAATGGGAGGGATCCATATAGATTGCCCTGTTGATGACATTGTTGTTGATGAAGAATATCGAGTAGTAACCACTCCTGCATATATGCTTGCGCAGTCTATTGCACAAGCACAGGTGGGTATTGAAAAATTGGTTAAGAAAGTCCTTGAAATGGCTTAATGTATAGGCGAAAACAGCAGATGACACTGGTGAGAAAGTTAAAGAAACTATTAATTATTCTAATTGCTTTGTGGCTGTTAATAGTTGTGCTGTTTTCTTTTTTACCAGTGCCTTTTTCTGCTGTTATGATCCAAAGACAAATTTCTGCTTGGAGTGAGTTTGATTTCTCTTATATGTCTCATTCCACTTGGGTTGGTGAAAAAGAGATAGCACCAGCGATGTATTTGGCGGTTATTGCTTCTGAAGATCAAAATTTCCCCAAACATTGGGGTTTTGATTTTGATGCTATTGAGAAAGTTTTCAAAAAAAATCATAACGGTGGGAAAACATTACGAGGTGCATCGACAATTTCTCAACAAATGGTCAAAAATCTTTTTTTATGGGATGGTCGTAGTTGGATAAGAAAAGGGCTTGAGGCAGGCATGACGCCCGTTGTTGAGCTGATCTGGTCAAAAAAACGTATTTTAACGGTATATCTAAATATTGTTGAGTTTGGTGATGGGATCTTTGGTGCAGAACAGGCCTCCCAACATTATTTTAGAAAGCCTGCTAAACAACTTACTCAACAAGAAGCAGCCCTATTAGCTGCAGTTTTACCTAATCCTCACATCTATCACGTTAATAAACCTTCAGCTTACGTCTTAAAACGGCAACAGTGGATCCTAAATCAAATGCGATTATTAGGTGGAGTCACTTTTTTAAAGAAAAATGATTTGTCATAACATTATAAAGTTTGAAATATTTTTCTATCTGGCTCTGCAATTTTTTCTGACAATTTCGTTATTGCAGAAGGATCATTAGCCTGACGAGACTGAATTCGAAATTGTGATGGCGTGATACCGTATTTACGTTTAAAAGCATCGCAAAAATAGGCATTACTCCCAAAGCCACAACGATGGCTGATTTGAAAGACAGAATAATTAGAGAATGTTAGATAATTTAAGGCGATCCCCATTCTGACATCTAACAGCAATTGACAAAATGAAACCCCTTCTTTATTTAAATGACGACGCAGTGTTGATGGGGTGGTAAAGAGCGTTTTTGCTACATCTTCT
This portion of the Proteus vulgaris genome encodes:
- the elbB gene encoding isoprenoid biosynthesis glyoxalase ElbB translates to MKSIAVILSGCGVFDGSEIHESVLTMLALSQNNAEVHYFSPNDLQPTVINHITGEEKSEKRNMMEESSRISRGKISPLSDAKAENFDAVIIPGGFGAAKNLCNFATKGSECEINKDLLRFVQAMHQQKKPLGLICIAPVMLPKMLNAPVKLTIGNDIATASAIEKMGGIHIDCPVDDIVVDEEYRVVTTPAYMLAQSIAQAQVGIEKLVKKVLEMA
- the mtgA gene encoding monofunctional biosynthetic peptidoglycan transglycosylase, which encodes MTLVRKLKKLLIILIALWLLIVVLFSFLPVPFSAVMIQRQISAWSEFDFSYMSHSTWVGEKEIAPAMYLAVIASEDQNFPKHWGFDFDAIEKVFKKNHNGGKTLRGASTISQQMVKNLFLWDGRSWIRKGLEAGMTPVVELIWSKKRILTVYLNIVEFGDGIFGAEQASQHYFRKPAKQLTQQEAALLAAVLPNPHIYHVNKPSAYVLKRQQWILNQMRLLGGVTFLKKNDLS